From Haloplasma contractile SSD-17B:
AGCGCAACAGTGGATTACAGTAGGTAATGGTCTACAACTTTTAGATACACCAGGTATTTTATGGCCTAAATTTGAAGAGCAAAAGGTTGGATTTAAACTTGCAATCACTGGAGCGATTAAAGATCAAATCTTACACTTAGATGATATTACCATTTATGCGTTAGATTTTCTCAAAAAAAATCACCCTGAACGCCTAAAGGAACGCTTCAAATTAGAATCTTTACCGAATGATCATATTGAACTTTTAGATCGTATTGGTAAGAAAAGAGGGTGTCTAATGTCAGGAGGAGTTGTTGACTATGACAAGGTGTTTGATATTGTATTGTATGAGCTACGAAATGAACGCTTAGGAAGACTAACATTTGAATTGCCAACCGATATAGTCGAGACGGACACAGACTGATTCATATAAAATGGATCAGTTTTTTTTATTAGTTTATAGAATACTGATTATATAAGAATAAATAAGGGGGGCTTGTATTACTAAAAAAATAATGACAATTTAAATTAAGTGTATACTTGAATTTTAATCTGCCTTTACTCGTTTTTTTACCACCTATAATTAATAATGCATAGAGATTACTCGAATAAATTATGCGAATTTAGTCTAGATCAAACTCATTATTTCACATTTCTTTTCATAACTTATATAAATAGACAAAATAATACTCTTAATCACAGTATACTTTTTATTGCATGTATTTATTTTAAGAGTTTAATTTAATGAAAAGGATGATGGATATGAATGAATGGATCTATTTAGCATTTTTGTTTTTAGTTGTTTTGTCAAATATCTATGCATTTAAAATCGGTCAAAATCGTAATCGAAAAGAAATTGATTCGTTAAGAAAACATTTAAATGAAACAATGAAACTTGTGTTTAAAAAACAAAGAGAAATTAATTGCTTGAAAGAAGATTATAAAAATCAAGAGGTATTAGAAATAAAACAAAATTCTTGACACCTATATCATCACTGATGTAGGTATTTTTTTTAAAAATACGAAAATAGTCTATACAAAATAATTGTTTTTATTAGTGAAAATAAACATCTATTTGGGTATTGGTATCTATTATATCTAAAAAATTATTTACATAATTTTTTAGATATGCTATAATCAATATCGCATTTTAAATAGATGGTGATAGGAATGACAGAATTGAATAGTTTACTAAAAGACCTTAAAAATACATTAAATGAGATTGAAAAAAACGAAACATCAGCTAGTAAAGAACGATCATTTGAAGAGTTAAGTAAAAAAGAGCAGAAAGAATATAATAATTATTCAAAATTTCTTGAAATGTCGGCTTATGAGCATGATTTATTTAATCAGGGTGTAAAATATATATGTGGAATTGATGAAGTAGGTAGGGGACCTATAGCAGGTCCGGTTGTTGCTGCTGCAGTTATTTTACCACGAGACTTTTACCTTCCTGGATTGAATGATTCAAAGAAGTTAACGGCAAAGAAGAGAGAACAATTTTATAAAGAGATTATTTCAAATGCTATTACATATGGTATCGGTGTTTGTACGGTGAATGAAATTGATCATGATAATATTTATAACGCTACAAAAGTCGCTATGGAACGCGCCATTAAACAGTTAACGATTGTACCTGATCATTTGTTAATTGATGCGATGACGTTACCTATTGATCATAAACAAACAAGCATAATTAAAGGTGATGCAAAAAGTATTTCGATTGCAGCCGCTAGTATTATTGCAAAAGTTTCAAGAGATCAATATATGAAGAAACTTTCTCTACGTTACCCTGAATATGGTTTTGAAACAAATTCTGGTTACGGAACGAAGAAACACATCGATGCGTTAAACCAGCATGGTATAACACCTATTCATAGAAAAAGTTTTGAACCTGTTAAGACCTTATTGATGCCAAAACTTGTGTAGAAGCGGCATTTATTACTGAGAGCAGTGATTCATAAAGATATAATTAAATGAATAGAAAACTTTTTAAATGGAGCTTAGGGGCTAATTTAATGGTTTTCTATTTTTTTATAAAAAGGGAATAGAAAAATTAAACGATTTTAAGTTCTCAATAGAGGCGCAAATTTTAAAATGAATAATATGAAATCATTTTCACCTTATTAAAGTGTATATAATGGTGAGGTGATGTAAATGACTACAAGAGACATATTGATTAACTTATCTACTCTTGCTCTAGAAGTTCCAACTTTATATAAATACTATTCTGCTATAGAAAAAGGAATACCTATAGATGCTGTGCTTAGTGAGAAACATTTTAAAACTTATCAAGCATTAAAAGAGGTTCCTATTGAACATAATTTACAAAAACAGAACATAAAGATTATAACAATCGAAGACAAATTGTATCCTGAACCATTAAGACATATATTCAGACCACCGATTGTACTTTATTACATGGGAGATTTAAATCTATTAAACAAACCTATAATCGCGATTATAGGATCTAGAAATTACTCGTTATATGGAAAAAAGGTAACAGAACATTTGACAAAAGAGTTAATAAAAAATAAAATAGTGGTTATAAGTGGTCTAGCCTATGGAATTGATACAATAGCCCACAGAACAGCAATAAACAATCTGGGTAAGACAATATCAGTGATTGGGTCTGGTTTTTTTCATATATACCCTAAGGGCCACGAGAAGATTGCAAAAGAAATAGCAGAACGTCATTTGCTAATTAGCGAATATCCACCGCACGAAGCGCCTGTACGGTCACATTTCGTATTTAGGAATCGATTAATTAGTGCACTATCTAGCGGTGTATTAGTGGTTGAGGCTAAAATGAAAAGTGGCACGATGATTACAGTTGATTATGCACTCAATCAAGGCAAACAAATCTATGCGATTCCAAGTAATCTATTTGAAGAAAATGGTAAGGGAACAAACGAATTAATTAAAGAGGGAGCTAAGGTTGTAACGAACATTTATGACATTTTAGAAGATTTTTCCTAAAAATTACTTGAAAATTATCGTAATAACATTCATAATATAACTATTGAAGCGATATTTAGTAGAAATTGAGTGGAAAACTAACCTGATCCTCATGTCTAGCGATTAGTAACACACAAAAGAAGAACGGATCATATGTTTAAAGCGAGATTTTCGTACTTAATGCTTAGTAAAAGATAGGGTGATAACGAAAACTCTATTTTCAATACAAAAATTTAAAACAAAGGTGAAGAACATGGAGAAAAAATTAGTGATAGTAGAATCTCCTGCAAAAGCGAATACAATTGAAAAATATCTTGGTAAAGAATTCCGAGTTATGTCAAGTGTAGGTCATATTCGTGATCTAGCTACAACTGGTCCAGGAGGATTAGGAGTAGATGTAGAAAATGAATTTACGCCCAATTATCGTACAATACGTGGTAAAGGAAAGGTTCTAAAAGAGCTTAGAAAAGCTGTAAAAGAGGCAGATGCTGTCTATCTTGCAACCGACCCCGACCGCGAAGGAGAAGCAATTAGTTGGCATTTATATGATTCACTTAAACTTGGTGAAAAAGAGACAATGAAAGTGTATCGTGTTGTATTTCATGAAATCACAAAAAGTGTTATCTTAAAGGCGATTAATAATCCACGTGAAATAAATTATGATTTAGTAAGATCACAGGAGTCAAGACGAATACTAGATCGTATTATCGGGTTTAAATTATCGAAACTATTACAGACTAAAATAGGATCAAAATCAGCAGGGCGCGTACAGTCGGTAGCATTGAAGTTGATTGTTGACAGGGAACGTGAAATTGAGGCGTTTATTCCTGAAGAGTATTGGACAATCGAAGGTTTATTTAACAAAAATAATATTGACTTTGATGGCTATTTAATAAAAAAAGGGAACGACAAGATTTCAATATCAAATGAAGATGAAGCAAATGCCATTCTTAATGACTTAACAGATTCGTATATTATTGAGGGCATCGAAAAGAATGTAAAGAATAAATACCCGAAACCTCCGTTTATAACATCTACGTTACAGCAAGAAGCCTCAACGAAACTTTACTTTAATTCTAGAAAAACAATGTCCGTTGCACAGAAACTGTATGAGGGAATTGAAGTTAATGGTTCTCCACTAGGATTAATCACTTACATGCGTACAGATTCTGTAAGATTATCAGATGAGTTTGTATCAGCTGCAAAAATGTATATTAGTAACAACTTTGGTAAAGATTATTTAGGCACTGGATCAAAAAAGGAAAAAAAGTCTAAAAATGCTCAAGATGCCCATGAAGGGATTCGACCTACTGATGTTACTATGACACCAGAGAGTATGAAGAAGTTCTTAACTAAAGAACAATA
This genomic window contains:
- the dprA gene encoding DNA-processing protein DprA; protein product: MTTRDILINLSTLALEVPTLYKYYSAIEKGIPIDAVLSEKHFKTYQALKEVPIEHNLQKQNIKIITIEDKLYPEPLRHIFRPPIVLYYMGDLNLLNKPIIAIIGSRNYSLYGKKVTEHLTKELIKNKIVVISGLAYGIDTIAHRTAINNLGKTISVIGSGFFHIYPKGHEKIAKEIAERHLLISEYPPHEAPVRSHFVFRNRLISALSSGVLVVEAKMKSGTMITVDYALNQGKQIYAIPSNLFEENGKGTNELIKEGAKVVTNIYDILEDFS
- a CDS encoding ribonuclease HII, which gives rise to MTELNSLLKDLKNTLNEIEKNETSASKERSFEELSKKEQKEYNNYSKFLEMSAYEHDLFNQGVKYICGIDEVGRGPIAGPVVAAAVILPRDFYLPGLNDSKKLTAKKREQFYKEIISNAITYGIGVCTVNEIDHDNIYNATKVAMERAIKQLTIVPDHLLIDAMTLPIDHKQTSIIKGDAKSISIAAASIIAKVSRDQYMKKLSLRYPEYGFETNSGYGTKKHIDALNQHGITPIHRKSFEPVKTLLMPKLV